CATTCAAAAGGCTTATGAGTTTATCTGTGGCAAGTTTCGCAACCGCGGCTTTTGTTGCAAGCGCTTCTCTAGCATTGGCTGAAGAAGACGATGATATGGAGGACACGCATGCTGCGGTCATGAAGGTCCTCGACGAATATGACATCGATGTTGGCTACGACTACATCGCAACGTTGATGCGGTTGCCGAACGCATTCGGCGAAGGCGCGGCCTGCGTGGTGTGTCATACGTCCAATGATCCAAAGAAAAGTCCGGCGGGGCTTGATTTGACATCCTGCGAAGGCATTCACAAGGGCGCGGTCTCTGGCCCGATGGTCGTTCCCGGTAAATTCAAAGAAGGCAGCTTCCGCCGCCGCATGCGCGACAACCGCATGCCCTTGGGTGTGCGTTTTGACGTGCCTCAGGATTTGCCGGCCATTTTGGACGTGAAGAAATGGATCGAAACCGGCGCCAAGAACGACAAGTTGTTCAAAGAAAAAGTCTTGCCGTCGTTCAAGAATCCCGAGGCTTTCGGTGGTGAACAGTCCTGCGTCGAATGCCATATGTCCAACCAGGAGCCACCGAGCTTCCACGAGCTTGATCTCACATCCCATAAAGGCGTAATGCTGGGTGCGGATGCCATTGCCAAGGCGGCCGAAGGATTGCCGCCGGTGAAAATCGTCATTCCCGGCAAGGCGAAGGAAAGCAAGCTTTACCTGCGGTTGGTTGAAAACCGCATGCCCGGTGGTATTGGGGCCAGTGAAAACCGGGACCATCCCAACATGTATGTGATGTTTGAATGGATCGAACACGGCGCCAAGTGCAACTAGCGCCCATGCATTCGGAATCCGGTTTCAAAAGGAAACCGCGTCACTTCTGGCGTCGCTGCGTTCTCGGTATTTTTATGCTGACGATCGCGGCGTCGTCGGTTGCGATTGCCCAAGAGAAAAGCGGCGAACAAACGTCGTATTCAGTTCTGGCGCGTTGGGCCACGGACAACACATCCCTTCGTCCCGTCACCTATGATGACGACGTGCTCTATGTCGCCGGTGATATCAGTGTCGAGGCTTGGGATACACGAACAGGAACGCGGATATGGCGGCATACACTTGATGATGGCGCGGACTTCCGGCCCCGTCTGACGGGCAATGCCGTTATTGTGACCGGGCGAAAATTTATCATCGCACTCGCACGGCATACCGGTGACGTTCTTTGGTCCCTCTATCCGGAACAAAACCCCAACGACCCGTTCGAGCCCGTGGCGACCCCTCTTGTTCACGACGAAAGAGTTTTCCTGGGCGTGGGTCCCATGATGACAGCGTTGGGGGAAGATGGCGCAGTTGTTTGGGAGCGCGCGACACATCAAAGAAAAGGTATTTGGTACGCTCCGACTGTTTTCGAGGGAAATACCATTCTGTTCGGTCCTGGTGACGGCATACTGTACGCTCTGGATTACGATACCGGCGCCGTCAAATGGACCCTGGACAATGCGAAAAAGTGGCAATACCTGCGCCAATTGCATGTCAGCGACAAGGTTTTGGTGGCTGGCGGCTACAAAGACAATCTTTTTGGTGTCGATCTCACGACCGGAACGCTCAAATGGGATTGGTATTCGGGGAATTTTATCAATTCGCATCTGGTACATGAGGGTGCGGCGTACCTTTGGTCACCGACGGGTTGGGTCTATTGCCTGGATGTGGAAAGCGGCAAGGTCAATTGGCGCACGAAATCCGATTACTTCCCAAACAAGAAACGGACCAAACGTCCCTGGGCTCCGGTGTTGGCCGAACTGGTCGCCAGAGGAACGGCTCTTTATATTCTCGATATGCAAAACATCTTGCATATTTTGGACACCCAGACTGGAAAAGAACGCAGGAGCATTTCATTCCATGAGCGACTACGCCCGTTCATTGTGCCCGCACCAAAATCTCCGCGCCTGTTTATGGGATCTGCCAAGGGTGAAATCCTGTACATCGAACTGAATGAAGAAAGCAGTAAATGATATAATGCCTATAAGAGCCCAACTCGAAACCAGAAACCTGTTTTCAATGGCTTGGGTTTGTGCGCCCGTAGGACCGACATGTGGGCGGTCATGAACGGGATGCTCTATATTGTCGGCAGCGGCGTCCAGTGGCGCGGCCTTCCGAAGGATCTTCCGCCAGTCTCAACATACGGGTTCGTCTCATAGACTTTTGAATCGATCACGTTTTTCATGTTCGATCGAATTCGATCAAACACGACACGCTCTAGGCAAAAGGATCGGCCCGCAGGGTGGTCTCCGGTGGCCGCCCGCGGCGTCAAGCTCCCTCACCGATGCGCCGCATCGCCTTCGGGACCTTTCCTGGCGGTTCGACTCACCGGAGACCATTGAAATGGGTCGTATGAAACGCCAAAGGCTTTGGGAACCCCGGTCCAGCCAGATCGGGCTTTTTTGCGCGCCGATCAACGGATGATCGTCCAAGAGGTGGGGATGGTACCTCGCGGGTATTGGGCCGATGAAAACCGGTCTGCCCACCGCATGGCTTTGAATCTTTTTCGGATCACCGGTTTCAAGGCCAATAGAGCATGCAACCCCGCCGCAATCAGGGGAATTTGCACCAGCATTTCATGAAGATCCTCAAACAGGCCGCCCCAAGTATCGGCGCCCAGACCGCTTAGAACCGCCACCGTCAGTCCCAATACCAACGCCGAACCCACCAAGCCCCATGACGTGCGCTTGGCCCGGCGGGGTTTGCGCAGCCATTTGATCATGGCGGGAACCGTTGCCGCCGCGACCAGATAGCCAAAGCTCAGATGCACGATCAGCGGACCTTCTGCGCTCCCATAGGCGAGCAGAAAGGCGATGGCGAGGGTCCAGTGCAGGGGGCGGCGGCGAAAGGCTCGGATCATCAGGTTGGCTCCGTGGGGACAAGGGGTCATGGAGCGTAGTCTGGCACGAGTCCCCTGAAGCCCCCCTGAGAGAGCCGTTCAGGTTCGGTTCAGGTTGGTCGAGACCGGAGTCTTTGCCGTCCAGAACCGCCATGGTGAGGTACTTCCGAGGCCGAAATGAATAAAATCTATATTCATGTAGTCTAATGATCTTATCAAACCAAATACTTGCGAACTTATTACTAGAACATAATGTCATAATATTAACGCAAGGGTATTTTCGCCTTCAAGCAGGTCGGCTATAATTTGCAGCAATTAAATGTGAAAAAGGCAACAGGGGCACCGGTGGCAATATTGGGCATCGTTGCCGGTGAAGCGGGCGAGACATCGTCCGTATCTGAGGTTCATGAGTTTGGGAGGGTTTGTGCCATGGAAGCAGTCCAGGTCCACAATGATTATCCGGTATATGTTCTCGATCTCGGCAAGGACGAGACCATGTATCAGACGGTCGATGAAATCATTCTCTATTTAAAGCGAATGATCAATGACACGCCGAAAGCATCCTATATCGGCAGTTTCGATCACTATGACCACACCACTCGTATCGGCGGCGAAATCGGCGATGAGATTCAGGCTGCCCGCTTGGTGGTGTTCTGCTTCGGGTTCAAGCTGCCCAATCCGGAAGTTCTGGCGGTGCGCCCGCGTTCTATCGGCGTGGCGGATATGGGCAACCGTTTTGTGATCAGCTTCCTTGAAGCCCCGGTCAATCCGGCCAACGAAACCATTGAAAAATGGCTGACCGGCTTGCACCACGAAGGGGAAATCAAGCTGGCCGCCGCGGCTCAGTAAGAGGAAAGGAAACCGGGGAGGCGTTGCTGCGCTCTCTCCGTTACGTTGGCGGGCTCAGGCCCTTGGCTGCGGCAAATGGGTCTTCTCCAGCCTGCCAACGGGCTTCGACGTTTGGTTCCGTGAAAGCAATCAACAGGGCACCGGTCAGGTCGAGTACGTGACCGGTGCGTTTTTCCCGCTTCAGCCCCAGTTCGATCCCAGCCAAGAGACATTGGGCGATACGCAACGGGTGGCCGTAGCCCTCAATGGCCAGATCGACTTGGTGATCGATTTTGCGCTGTTCACAGACCGAGGCATCATAGGCATTGAACCCCCTGCAGATGAACGGGCGGGCGGCATAGACCCGGCATTTTCCATCTTCCAACAAGGGGCAGGGGAAGAAGAGTTGACCCGTGTCCTCGCGCAAGGCCGCCTCACGCATCGCCAGGGCGCTTTGAAGCGACGGAACCAACGCCTCGATGTTCAAGGTGGCGCGGAGGGTCTGGACAATGCCGAATAGTTCGATCGGGGATAGGTGAACCTGAAAGTTATGGCAGCAGAAATGGCACCCTGCCTTGCAAGCCAAGGGCCGGGGTGGGGGTTGTTGGGCCGAGATGGTCGCCAGGTAGGCTTCCGCCAAATCAATGAGAGCCCGCGAAAGGGCGGTGATGTCAGCAGACCCCTCGGACATATATCCAGCGACGATCTTGGCCACACCGTCGCGCAGGGCGGTTTCATATCCATAGGGGCTGGGCTGATTCATGGGCTGATCTTAAGGGGCTGGGACAAGATTGACTACCATTGTCCTT
The sequence above is drawn from the Magnetospira sp. QH-2 genome and encodes:
- a CDS encoding c-type cytochrome domain-containing protein, whose product is MKSFKRLMSLSVASFATAAFVASASLALAEEDDDMEDTHAAVMKVLDEYDIDVGYDYIATLMRLPNAFGEGAACVVCHTSNDPKKSPAGLDLTSCEGIHKGAVSGPMVVPGKFKEGSFRRRMRDNRMPLGVRFDVPQDLPAILDVKKWIETGAKNDKLFKEKVLPSFKNPEAFGGEQSCVECHMSNQEPPSFHELDLTSHKGVMLGADAIAKAAEGLPPVKIVIPGKAKESKLYLRLVENRMPGGIGASENRDHPNMYVMFEWIEHGAKCN
- a CDS encoding PQQ-binding-like beta-propeller repeat protein translates to MHSESGFKRKPRHFWRRCVLGIFMLTIAASSVAIAQEKSGEQTSYSVLARWATDNTSLRPVTYDDDVLYVAGDISVEAWDTRTGTRIWRHTLDDGADFRPRLTGNAVIVTGRKFIIALARHTGDVLWSLYPEQNPNDPFEPVATPLVHDERVFLGVGPMMTALGEDGAVVWERATHQRKGIWYAPTVFEGNTILFGPGDGILYALDYDTGAVKWTLDNAKKWQYLRQLHVSDKVLVAGGYKDNLFGVDLTTGTLKWDWYSGNFINSHLVHEGAAYLWSPTGWVYCLDVESGKVNWRTKSDYFPNKKRTKRPWAPVLAELVARGTALYILDMQNILHILDTQTGKERRSISFHERLRPFIVPAPKSPRLFMGSAKGEILYIELNEESSK
- a CDS encoding transposase, whose protein sequence is MCARRTDMWAVMNGMLYIVGSGVQWRGLPKDLPPVSTYGFVS
- a CDS encoding DUF6858 family protein, which translates into the protein MGIVAGEAGETSSVSEVHEFGRVCAMEAVQVHNDYPVYVLDLGKDETMYQTVDEIILYLKRMINDTPKASYIGSFDHYDHTTRIGGEIGDEIQAARLVVFCFGFKLPNPEVLAVRPRSIGVADMGNRFVISFLEAPVNPANETIEKWLTGLHHEGEIKLAAAAQ
- a CDS encoding YkgJ family cysteine cluster protein, encoding MNQPSPYGYETALRDGVAKIVAGYMSEGSADITALSRALIDLAEAYLATISAQQPPPRPLACKAGCHFCCHNFQVHLSPIELFGIVQTLRATLNIEALVPSLQSALAMREAALREDTGQLFFPCPLLEDGKCRVYAARPFICRGFNAYDASVCEQRKIDHQVDLAIEGYGHPLRIAQCLLAGIELGLKREKRTGHVLDLTGALLIAFTEPNVEARWQAGEDPFAAAKGLSPPT